The Verrucomicrobium spinosum DSM 4136 = JCM 18804 genome includes a region encoding these proteins:
- a CDS encoding RHS repeat-associated core domain-containing protein, translated as MTFTANGVDQVTGRELAYRGYGVHGAVAPGSTVRVFHPQAGVDGEEIYVNPETGAYGAYWTVSGSWAGTGVTRVELLVRGSKAGAGIGGTPAVADKQMWVVLPPSQETYEYDGAGRMVGDATWAYTWNGMGCLVKMERKADTGADPNLASEVITFKYDADRRRIKKERTLTYSDSTPTRVETSKMIWSGWLPACEELSVNGGTASRRWFIWGRDVSGTWDGAGGIGGLVAIEEEGGRRLLVVDDGLGNITALINQVNGETVAKFDYTPYGELKVSSGDVNACPFRYQSKYYDAETGLSYFGFRYYSAKLGRWISRDPLGEAGGFNLYGYCGNDPVNRWDYLGMYEILGEMPGEFDVRRNEDGSVAVSVGRPIIAISDEWRIPYKVQPSESEVALYNFVVTRNERFLNHPLLWDAFNRGSLDHVVLGLYDPALLTLMCGIQVIPTGSRPEYVVPITETRNMGSIRYSFGAKSLPKGGAAANKIEKVMRDFSSGQIAPGDGHRGRPGPILAPMGEFGNVGAYPRPPMADPLANSRTKLLKILEQRRLGSSFEQGGKFNPLEGMGGNRIQEAFGVKIDPATQLGVDYVGPGRLGNIQLKGPFLNRSTLQPLPESAQQDAMRSILRRLQDNTAPDSFVVDTLGLSSENAAALRLAVESLKLCKPVHFLE; from the coding sequence GTGACCTTCACCGCCAATGGGGTGGATCAGGTGACGGGGCGGGAGCTGGCCTATCGGGGTTATGGCGTGCACGGGGCCGTGGCCCCGGGCAGCACGGTGCGGGTGTTTCATCCGCAGGCCGGGGTGGATGGCGAGGAAATCTATGTGAATCCGGAGACCGGTGCCTACGGTGCCTACTGGACCGTGTCGGGGAGTTGGGCGGGCACAGGGGTGACCCGGGTGGAGCTGCTGGTGCGTGGTTCCAAGGCAGGGGCGGGAATCGGCGGGACGCCTGCCGTGGCGGACAAACAGATGTGGGTGGTGCTACCGCCCAGCCAGGAAACCTACGAGTATGACGGTGCGGGCCGCATGGTGGGGGACGCCACCTGGGCTTACACGTGGAATGGCATGGGTTGTCTGGTGAAGATGGAGCGCAAGGCCGACACCGGTGCGGATCCCAACCTCGCCAGTGAGGTGATCACCTTCAAGTACGATGCCGACCGGCGTCGGATCAAGAAGGAGCGGACCTTGACCTACTCTGACAGCACGCCTACGCGGGTGGAGACCAGCAAGATGATTTGGAGTGGCTGGCTCCCCGCCTGTGAGGAGTTGTCAGTGAACGGCGGCACGGCCAGTAGGCGCTGGTTCATCTGGGGCCGGGACGTCAGCGGGACCTGGGATGGTGCGGGTGGCATTGGCGGGTTGGTGGCCATTGAAGAGGAAGGCGGCCGCCGCCTTCTGGTCGTGGATGACGGACTGGGCAACATCACGGCGCTGATCAACCAGGTGAATGGGGAAACGGTGGCGAAGTTCGACTACACCCCCTATGGCGAGCTGAAGGTCTCATCGGGTGACGTGAACGCCTGCCCGTTCCGTTATCAGAGCAAGTACTACGATGCGGAGACGGGGCTGAGCTACTTCGGGTTCAGGTATTACAGCGCGAAGCTGGGGCGCTGGATCAGCCGTGATCCGCTGGGGGAAGCGGGTGGGTTCAACCTGTACGGGTATTGCGGGAATGATCCGGTGAACCGGTGGGATTATTTGGGGATGTATGAGATTTTGGGGGAAATGCCTGGAGAGTTCGATGTGCGACGAAATGAAGATGGATCCGTTGCTGTGTCTGTTGGGAGACCGATCATCGCCATAAGTGATGAATGGAGGATTCCTTATAAAGTTCAGCCCTCAGAATCCGAAGTCGCGCTATATAATTTCGTGGTGACGAGAAATGAGCGATTCCTTAATCACCCTTTGTTGTGGGATGCATTTAATAGAGGTAGTTTGGATCACGTAGTTTTGGGGCTATACGACCCGGCACTATTGACGCTTATGTGTGGAATCCAAGTTATTCCAACTGGCAGTAGACCTGAATATGTCGTTCCTATTACGGAGACTCGGAACATGGGCTCAATTAGATACTCCTTTGGGGCGAAGAGTCTGCCCAAAGGAGGGGCTGCAGCTAACAAAATAGAGAAAGTAATGCGTGACTTTTCGTCGGGGCAAATAGCGCCCGGTGACGGACATCGGGGCAGGCCTGGACCAATACTGGCTCCCATGGGTGAATTCGGCAATGTCGGGGCCTATCCGCGTCCTCCTATGGCAGATCCCCTAGCCAATTCTCGGACAAAATTGTTGAAAATTCTTGAGCAGCGCAGATTGGGGAGCAGTTTTGAGCAGGGTGGGAAGTTCAATCCTCTCGAAGGGATGGGCGGAAATCGAATTCAAGAGGCATTCGGAGTAAAGATTGATCCTGCCACTCAACTAGGTGTTGACTATGTAGGGCCCGGAAGACTTGGAAACATTCAGCTAAAGGGGCCGTTCTTGAATCGTTCTACTCTGCAACCTCTCCCTGAGTCGGCTCAACAAGACGCAATGAGGAGCATTCTGCGTAGACTTCAGGATAATACTGCGCCTGACAGTTTTGTTGTTGATACTCTTGGGCTCTCATCCGAGAATGCTGCCGCACTAAGGTTGGCTGTAGAGAGTTTGAAATTGTGTAAACCTGTCCACTTCCTCGAATAA
- a CDS encoding UxaA family hydrolase yields the protein MTTAATAPSILRIHPADDLIVALRPLQAGEQVSLDGQSWILRHKVGAKHKFAARDFAKDALVTLYGVTVGRAKVAIAAGELVHTHNLQHATAGFSGKQRDTAWTPPTLSNWSRTTFNGYKRPGTRAGTANCWLVIPLVFCENRNLAFMKEALQKALGYGRTGPYEHYARELVGLHQRGAARQEIEESTLALGTRPHTPVPLFPHLDGVKFLEHDMGCGGTRLDAEALCNLLAGYVAHPNVAGATVLSLGCQHAQVSLLEQALEKFHPGYSRPLHIFEQQKALSEQDMMARAIKTTFLGMRDANELRREPCPVSDLVVGVECGGSDGFSGISANPAIGHTADLLVALGASVALSEFPELCGIEQELSDRCVNAALADRFVHLMRTYERAAQACGSGFDANPSPGNIRDGLITDAIKSAGAAKKGGTSPITDVLDYAEPITKPGLSLVCTPGNDVESTTAIAGAGCTVILFSTGLGTPTGNPICPTLKIATNTELAQRMGDVIDFDTGPIIRGEKSVLTMGEELLALTLDTASGITVPKAVSLGQDDFIPWKRGVSL from the coding sequence GTGACCACCGCCGCTACCGCTCCCAGCATCCTCCGCATCCACCCTGCCGACGACCTCATCGTGGCTCTCCGCCCCCTGCAGGCGGGTGAGCAGGTCTCCCTGGATGGGCAAAGCTGGATCCTCCGCCACAAGGTGGGGGCCAAGCACAAGTTCGCCGCCCGGGATTTTGCCAAAGACGCCCTGGTCACCCTGTACGGCGTGACCGTGGGCCGGGCCAAGGTCGCCATCGCTGCAGGGGAACTGGTCCACACGCACAACCTCCAGCACGCCACGGCCGGCTTTTCTGGGAAACAACGCGACACGGCCTGGACGCCTCCCACCCTGTCGAACTGGAGTCGCACCACCTTCAACGGGTACAAGCGCCCCGGGACCCGCGCCGGCACCGCCAACTGCTGGCTGGTCATCCCCCTCGTCTTCTGTGAGAACCGAAACCTCGCCTTCATGAAGGAGGCCCTGCAGAAAGCCCTGGGCTATGGCCGCACTGGCCCATATGAACATTATGCTCGTGAACTCGTCGGCCTGCATCAGCGCGGCGCCGCCCGTCAGGAGATCGAGGAATCAACCCTTGCCCTTGGCACCCGCCCCCATACTCCCGTGCCTCTCTTTCCTCACCTGGATGGGGTGAAGTTCCTGGAGCACGACATGGGCTGCGGCGGCACCCGGCTGGATGCGGAGGCGCTTTGCAACCTCCTGGCCGGCTACGTCGCCCACCCGAATGTCGCAGGAGCCACGGTGCTCAGTCTCGGCTGTCAGCACGCCCAGGTCAGCCTGCTGGAGCAGGCACTGGAGAAGTTCCATCCCGGATACTCCCGGCCCCTGCACATCTTCGAGCAGCAGAAGGCCCTCTCCGAGCAGGACATGATGGCCCGCGCCATCAAGACCACGTTTCTGGGCATGCGGGATGCCAATGAACTCCGCCGCGAACCCTGCCCGGTGAGCGATCTGGTGGTGGGCGTGGAGTGTGGCGGCAGCGACGGATTCTCCGGCATTTCCGCGAACCCCGCGATCGGCCACACCGCCGACCTTCTCGTGGCTCTCGGTGCCTCCGTGGCCCTCTCCGAGTTCCCGGAACTCTGCGGCATCGAGCAGGAGCTGAGCGACCGCTGCGTGAATGCCGCTCTGGCCGACCGCTTTGTCCACCTCATGCGCACCTATGAGCGTGCCGCCCAGGCCTGCGGCAGCGGCTTCGACGCCAACCCATCCCCTGGCAACATCCGGGATGGCCTCATCACCGATGCCATCAAGTCCGCCGGTGCCGCGAAGAAGGGTGGCACCTCCCCGATCACCGATGTGCTGGACTACGCCGAGCCCATCACGAAGCCCGGGCTCTCCCTCGTCTGCACCCCGGGCAACGATGTGGAATCCACCACCGCCATCGCCGGGGCCGGTTGCACCGTCATCCTCTTCTCCACCGGCCTCGGCACCCCCACGGGCAATCCCATCTGCCCCACCCTCAAGATCGCCACCAACACCGAGCTCGCCCAGCGCATGGGTGACGTCATCGACTTCGACACCGGCCCCATCATCCGCGGCGAGAAGAGCGTCCTCACCATGGGCGAGGAGTTGTTGGCCTTGACCCTCGACACCGCCAGCGGCATTACCGTGCCCAAGGCCGTGTCACTGGGGCAGGATGATTTTATTCCTTGGAAGCGCGGGGTGTCGTTGTAG
- a CDS encoding FTR1 family iron permease — translation MKLLSTPGLTRRFLPAMAAVAMAITRLHADVLDAAAEVQRGIESAIVELYGGEVTPETWTSTRQVVQSFSSNLESDTARKLWAEATLPEAAPATTAAGHLLGQRQALLQHVYALEMLDRQQKEQLEPAREWRALIQLPKYADAVQGVLALQHGKGAQRDAVSQLLAREYLVWQTTLIREKTDALQRLIQQKRSTPEMIATRSGEIQTLAVFPAPLLTLVLPDTPPPVPDLASWQVLMASDETNFPLAFEKWSAQIRRDLPNLLTAEDITRRERLLIKLLKLVPVEYSAGVRDGEIVIPIEYREAETFTIQSRQILDELRAPWERQRGDVFTQYEPALRSSIEKLEAAIQAKTDSSVVEREAAKAVEILADQFAISLRRQGKASEVIAETLLDVRTLLSESHAAARAGKWADAESLRLEAYTTFDLEIESRTMPRDPDLALRTEKLFLDGTKTQPGIKAALDARASGPALAGAYEAALAGMNECGALLQMSISPLTAIYTTISVVTREGLEAVVILAALIAGLRGGENRRIRRNIGIGVFAALVASVATFIVSRLIIKSLSRHGESLEAVVSVLAVIVLLIVTNWVFHKMYWVEWNAKLRSLTRAVNTGGETASANMAMIGVGFLTIYREGFETVLFLQSLLLEAGLRPVLIGLSIGLAIVSGMGLGVFYIGAKLPYRRLLVITGVLVITVLVTFLGSTVRLFQTVGWLPIHPITWLDIPTWMGTWLGLYPSWEGMLIPPLGLVYVGGAWLWVKWRSARTQAALARTLNHPATAATP, via the coding sequence ATGAAGCTCCTCTCTACTCCCGGACTGACGCGCCGGTTCCTCCCCGCCATGGCCGCTGTGGCCATGGCCATCACCCGGCTGCACGCCGATGTCCTGGATGCCGCGGCCGAGGTGCAGCGCGGCATTGAGTCCGCCATCGTCGAGCTCTACGGCGGTGAAGTGACTCCTGAAACCTGGACCAGCACCCGGCAGGTGGTGCAGAGTTTCTCCTCCAACCTGGAGTCCGACACCGCCAGGAAACTCTGGGCGGAGGCCACGCTTCCGGAGGCGGCTCCCGCCACCACGGCTGCCGGCCATTTGTTGGGACAGAGGCAGGCGCTGCTTCAGCATGTGTACGCACTGGAGATGCTGGACCGCCAGCAGAAGGAGCAACTGGAGCCCGCCCGCGAGTGGCGCGCACTGATCCAGCTGCCGAAATATGCAGACGCCGTGCAGGGCGTGCTGGCCCTCCAGCATGGCAAAGGAGCCCAGCGGGATGCCGTGTCCCAACTGCTGGCGCGCGAGTACCTGGTGTGGCAGACCACGCTGATCCGTGAGAAGACGGATGCGCTGCAACGGCTCATCCAGCAGAAGCGCAGCACGCCGGAGATGATCGCCACCCGCAGCGGTGAGATCCAGACCCTGGCGGTCTTCCCCGCTCCCCTGCTCACCCTCGTGCTCCCAGACACCCCCCCCCCGGTGCCGGATCTTGCTTCCTGGCAGGTGCTCATGGCTTCTGATGAAACAAACTTCCCCCTGGCATTCGAGAAATGGTCCGCCCAGATTCGCCGAGATCTCCCGAACCTTCTCACCGCAGAGGACATCACCCGCCGCGAGCGGCTGCTGATCAAGCTCCTCAAGCTGGTTCCCGTGGAGTACTCCGCTGGTGTGCGAGATGGTGAGATCGTCATCCCGATTGAGTATCGCGAGGCGGAGACTTTCACCATTCAGAGCCGCCAGATCCTGGATGAACTGCGCGCCCCCTGGGAGCGTCAGCGTGGCGATGTCTTCACCCAGTATGAGCCGGCTCTGCGCTCCTCCATCGAGAAGCTGGAGGCAGCCATCCAGGCCAAGACGGACTCTTCGGTTGTGGAACGTGAGGCTGCCAAGGCGGTGGAAATTCTGGCCGACCAGTTTGCCATCAGTCTGCGTCGCCAGGGCAAGGCGTCCGAGGTCATCGCGGAGACGCTGCTGGATGTGCGCACCCTCCTCTCGGAGTCGCACGCTGCCGCGCGCGCAGGCAAGTGGGCCGACGCCGAATCTCTGCGGCTGGAGGCCTACACCACCTTTGACCTGGAGATCGAGTCCCGCACGATGCCGCGCGATCCCGATCTTGCCCTGCGCACGGAGAAGCTCTTCCTCGATGGTACGAAGACCCAGCCTGGCATCAAGGCCGCTCTGGACGCCCGCGCGAGCGGCCCCGCCCTGGCGGGCGCTTATGAGGCGGCCCTCGCCGGCATGAACGAATGCGGCGCGCTGCTGCAGATGTCCATCTCCCCTCTCACGGCCATTTACACGACCATCTCTGTGGTCACGCGTGAGGGCCTGGAGGCCGTGGTCATTCTTGCCGCACTCATCGCGGGTCTGCGTGGGGGTGAGAACCGCCGCATCCGTCGCAACATCGGCATCGGCGTCTTTGCCGCATTAGTGGCGTCTGTGGCCACCTTCATCGTGTCCCGCCTCATCATCAAGTCGCTGAGCCGGCATGGTGAATCGCTGGAGGCGGTGGTCTCCGTGCTTGCGGTCATCGTGCTGCTCATCGTCACGAACTGGGTCTTCCACAAGATGTACTGGGTGGAATGGAACGCCAAGCTCCGCAGCCTGACCCGCGCCGTGAACACGGGTGGCGAGACGGCCAGCGCCAACATGGCCATGATCGGCGTGGGCTTCCTCACCATCTATCGCGAGGGCTTTGAGACCGTGTTGTTTCTCCAGTCCCTCCTGCTGGAGGCCGGCCTCCGCCCCGTGCTCATCGGCCTGAGCATCGGTCTGGCCATCGTCAGCGGCATGGGGCTGGGCGTCTTCTACATCGGGGCCAAGCTCCCCTACCGCCGCCTGCTGGTCATCACCGGCGTCCTGGTCATCACGGTGCTCGTCACCTTCCTGGGGTCCACCGTCCGGCTCTTCCAGACGGTCGGCTGGCTGCCCATTCACCCCATTACGTGGCTGGACATCCCCACCTGGATGGGTACCTGGCTGGGCCTCTACCCCTCCTGGGAGGGCATGCTGATCCCGCCGCTGGGCTTGGTCTATGTGGGCGGTGCCTGGCTCTGGGTGAAGTGGCGCAGCGCCCGCACTCAAGCGGCCCTGGCCCGCACTCTCAACCACCCAGCGACCGCCGCAACCCCATAG
- a CDS encoding imelysin family protein, with translation MNRYAAYVILAASSVLIPSFSPGAEVGEVKSYLVDTLVKVKAASEDFVKNSNEYAAILSAAGGPEKAWATRKPEVAALVTKMQENYKAMDSFGYETVEGIVAGVDKFAHYDVYLDAGLPKDEGQPEEISPLKLTLSTGEVIDREGAGFTYVIEPALWGGSKKWVVALDLDGDGRIAPRESLPRPEVLTAVAVDTNAKIGELLADARSWVPTVEDCYQAMVAMTPTLSDYFEDWKESRYSEESSGRFFAVSRISDMQGIMKSCAVMYQAVQSGVTAKDKALGKAVDSGFKDIFAFLDALEKREEKKAVFKTAQIDELAAQAKAKTDKLVPQIKQAAALVGVQVAG, from the coding sequence ATGAACCGCTACGCCGCTTATGTCATTCTGGCCGCTTCTTCTGTGCTCATCCCCTCTTTCTCCCCTGGGGCCGAGGTGGGAGAGGTGAAATCCTACCTCGTGGACACTCTGGTGAAGGTGAAGGCCGCATCCGAGGACTTCGTGAAGAACTCCAACGAGTACGCCGCCATCCTCAGCGCTGCCGGCGGTCCTGAGAAAGCCTGGGCCACCAGGAAGCCGGAAGTGGCCGCGCTGGTGACGAAGATGCAGGAGAACTACAAAGCGATGGACAGCTTCGGCTATGAGACGGTGGAAGGCATCGTCGCCGGCGTGGACAAGTTTGCCCACTACGACGTGTACCTTGATGCGGGCCTGCCCAAGGACGAAGGCCAGCCGGAGGAGATCTCCCCGCTGAAACTGACGCTGAGCACGGGGGAGGTGATCGACCGTGAAGGTGCCGGGTTCACTTATGTTATCGAACCCGCTCTCTGGGGCGGCAGCAAGAAGTGGGTGGTGGCCCTGGACCTGGATGGAGACGGCAGGATCGCCCCCCGGGAATCCCTGCCCCGGCCTGAGGTTCTCACCGCCGTGGCGGTGGATACCAATGCGAAGATCGGTGAACTGCTGGCCGATGCGCGCTCCTGGGTGCCGACGGTAGAGGATTGCTACCAGGCCATGGTGGCGATGACGCCCACGCTCTCCGACTACTTTGAGGACTGGAAGGAGTCCCGTTACAGCGAGGAGTCCTCCGGTCGGTTCTTCGCCGTAAGCCGCATCTCAGACATGCAGGGCATCATGAAGAGCTGCGCAGTCATGTACCAGGCCGTCCAGAGCGGGGTGACCGCCAAGGACAAGGCTCTGGGCAAGGCGGTGGATTCCGGGTTCAAGGACATTTTTGCCTTCCTGGATGCGCTGGAGAAGCGCGAGGAGAAGAAGGCGGTCTTCAAAACCGCGCAGATCGATGAACTGGCCGCCCAGGCCAAGGCCAAGACCGACAAGCTGGTGCCCCAGATCAAGCAGGCGGCGGCGCTCGTGGGTGTGCAGGTGGCAGGTTAA
- a CDS encoding FeoA family protein produces MQAIPLTQLKDGSSAIIKDIPVGHDEHITRLRELGLVPGTKIRVVRRAPLGDPIEVAVRGSRIAMRRSEARHIEILPVQE; encoded by the coding sequence ATGCAAGCGATCCCGCTCACCCAGCTCAAGGATGGCTCGTCTGCCATCATCAAGGACATCCCGGTAGGGCATGACGAGCACATCACCCGGCTGCGGGAACTGGGACTGGTGCCGGGCACGAAGATCCGCGTGGTGAGGCGTGCGCCTTTGGGCGACCCTATTGAAGTGGCCGTACGGGGCTCCCGGATCGCCATGCGCCGCAGCGAGGCCCGCCACATCGAAATCCTTCCTGTTCAGGAATAG
- the feoB gene encoding ferrous iron transport protein B → MSVSSAALPEAAPTSATREPVIAIVGNPNCGKSTIFNALTGLKQKVANYPGVTVEKREGSCFSQHGKRLRLLDLPGAYSLNARSPDEAVVRDVLMGRRKDTPRPDAVVLVADASNLERNLYLTTQVLELGLPAMLVLNMMDVAEAKKWRIDLKELELRLGVPVVPMQATSGKGLVELKAAMSRQLPAPKHTPPMPTEISAALDDIRLDLTKGGVLHDTASLLESLYLISDHDPQHYGIADAHMSRISACHDDLEKKFPGWEDRLAGARYETVESILKDVLRRPEKDEATFSDRIDAVLLNPVFGFGIMLSAMVLLLYTIFALSEAPMGWIEGAFGWAGDWVKGHMAEGDLRDLLVDGVIAGVGGVVIFLPQIMILFFFIGLMEDTGYMARVAFMMDRIMGWAGLNGKAFVPFLSAYACAVPGIMATRTIASLKDRIVTILVTPLASCSARLPVYMLMIAAMFPAGQVAAWQKALVLVSMYALGTLGAFCFGWLFNRTIMRGETSLMVLEMPSYKSPSLKHLVIYVLERARIFIRRAGTVILGLTIILWAAMNYPKTEGDPSSQVAHSVAGMAGHAIEPVIKPLGFDWKIGIGLIASFAAREVFNSTMGVIYAVENSDDEDITPLREHMQAETWPDGAPVYTPLVCVSVMVFFVFAMQCLSTVAVVKRETNGWKWPLFQIAYMTAAAYFASLIVYQGGRLLGF, encoded by the coding sequence ATGTCCGTTTCATCTGCCGCCCTGCCTGAGGCAGCGCCCACCTCCGCCACCCGTGAGCCCGTGATTGCCATTGTGGGCAATCCAAACTGCGGGAAGTCCACCATTTTCAATGCCCTGACTGGGTTGAAGCAAAAGGTCGCGAACTACCCTGGCGTGACCGTGGAAAAGCGCGAAGGCTCCTGTTTCTCCCAACATGGGAAGCGTCTGCGCCTGCTGGACCTGCCAGGCGCCTACAGTCTCAATGCACGCTCTCCGGACGAGGCCGTGGTGCGGGACGTGCTGATGGGACGCCGCAAAGACACGCCGCGGCCGGATGCCGTGGTGCTGGTGGCGGACGCCTCCAACCTGGAGCGCAATCTGTATCTCACCACCCAGGTCCTGGAACTCGGCCTGCCCGCCATGCTGGTGCTGAACATGATGGATGTGGCGGAGGCGAAGAAGTGGCGCATCGACCTCAAAGAGCTGGAACTGCGTCTCGGCGTGCCCGTGGTGCCCATGCAGGCCACGAGTGGCAAGGGCCTGGTGGAGCTGAAGGCGGCGATGAGCCGGCAGTTGCCCGCGCCCAAGCACACGCCACCGATGCCGACGGAAATCTCCGCCGCGCTGGATGACATTCGCCTGGATCTGACCAAGGGGGGAGTGCTCCACGACACGGCCTCCCTGCTCGAGTCGCTCTATCTTATCTCTGATCACGATCCTCAGCACTACGGCATCGCGGACGCTCACATGAGCCGGATCTCGGCCTGTCATGATGACCTGGAAAAGAAGTTCCCCGGCTGGGAGGACCGTCTCGCGGGAGCCCGGTATGAGACGGTGGAATCCATCCTGAAAGACGTGCTGCGTCGCCCGGAGAAGGACGAGGCGACTTTTTCTGACCGTATCGATGCCGTGCTGCTGAACCCCGTCTTCGGCTTCGGGATCATGCTGTCTGCGATGGTGCTGCTGCTCTACACCATCTTTGCCTTGTCTGAGGCACCGATGGGCTGGATCGAAGGTGCCTTTGGCTGGGCGGGAGACTGGGTGAAAGGCCACATGGCCGAAGGGGATCTGCGTGATCTGCTGGTGGATGGCGTCATCGCCGGGGTCGGTGGGGTGGTCATCTTCCTGCCGCAGATCATGATCCTGTTCTTCTTTATCGGTCTGATGGAGGACACGGGCTACATGGCACGCGTGGCCTTCATGATGGACCGGATCATGGGCTGGGCGGGTTTGAACGGAAAGGCCTTTGTGCCCTTCCTCAGCGCCTATGCCTGTGCGGTGCCGGGCATCATGGCCACCCGTACCATCGCGAGCTTGAAGGATCGCATTGTGACCATTCTGGTGACCCCGCTGGCCAGCTGCTCAGCGCGTCTCCCGGTGTACATGCTGATGATTGCGGCCATGTTCCCGGCCGGGCAGGTGGCGGCTTGGCAGAAGGCGCTGGTCCTGGTCTCCATGTACGCACTCGGTACCTTGGGCGCGTTTTGCTTCGGCTGGCTGTTTAACCGTACCATCATGCGTGGGGAGACCAGCCTCATGGTGCTGGAAATGCCGAGCTACAAGAGTCCTTCGCTGAAGCATCTGGTGATCTACGTGCTGGAGCGTGCGCGCATTTTCATCCGTCGTGCGGGTACCGTGATCCTGGGCCTCACCATCATCCTCTGGGCCGCCATGAACTACCCGAAGACGGAAGGAGATCCCTCCTCCCAGGTGGCGCACAGCGTCGCGGGTATGGCCGGACATGCCATCGAGCCCGTCATCAAGCCGCTGGGTTTCGACTGGAAGATTGGTATTGGTTTGATCGCCAGCTTCGCCGCGCGTGAAGTTTTCAACAGCACCATGGGCGTCATCTATGCCGTGGAAAACTCCGATGATGAAGACATTACTCCACTGCGTGAGCACATGCAGGCGGAGACCTGGCCGGATGGCGCGCCGGTGTACACCCCGCTGGTGTGCGTGAGCGTCATGGTCTTCTTCGTCTTTGCCATGCAGTGCCTGAGCACCGTGGCGGTGGTGAAGCGTGAGACCAACGGCTGGAAGTGGCCGCTGTTCCAGATCGCCTACATGACCGCTGCGGCCTACTTTGCCAGTTTGATCGTGTACCAGGGGGGGCGACTGCTGGGGTTCTAG
- a CDS encoding thiazole synthase, with protein MSLTTTSLTIAGRTFRSRLMLGTGKFSSGELMRDALASSGCEIVTVALRRADLTGKKDPFANILDYIPQDRYLLLPNTSGAMNAEEAVRLARLAVAAGLPNWVKLEIHPDPRYLLPDPVETFKAAEILVKEGFTVLPYINADPVLAKRLQDIGTATVMPLGSPIGSHQGITTRRQIEIIIEQATVPVVVDAGIGVPSHAAEAMEMGADAVLVNTAIAVAADPVRMGLAFHAAVEAGRAAYEIGIANATENASATSPLAAFLGTAG; from the coding sequence ATGAGCCTCACCACGACCTCTCTCACCATTGCCGGCCGCACCTTCCGCTCCCGGCTCATGCTTGGCACCGGCAAGTTCTCCTCTGGCGAACTCATGCGGGATGCCCTGGCCTCCAGCGGGTGTGAGATCGTCACCGTGGCCCTGCGTCGTGCGGACCTGACGGGAAAGAAGGACCCCTTTGCCAACATCCTGGACTACATTCCCCAGGATCGTTATCTCCTGCTACCCAACACCAGCGGTGCCATGAACGCAGAGGAGGCCGTGCGCCTGGCCCGCCTCGCCGTCGCCGCCGGCCTGCCCAACTGGGTGAAGCTGGAGATCCATCCCGATCCCCGCTACCTCCTGCCAGATCCCGTGGAGACCTTCAAGGCCGCAGAGATCCTCGTCAAAGAAGGCTTCACCGTCCTGCCCTACATCAATGCTGACCCCGTCCTGGCCAAGCGCCTGCAGGACATCGGCACCGCCACCGTGATGCCCTTGGGCTCCCCCATCGGCTCTCATCAGGGCATCACCACCCGCCGCCAGATCGAGATCATCATCGAGCAGGCCACCGTCCCGGTGGTGGTGGACGCCGGCATCGGCGTGCCCAGCCACGCTGCCGAAGCCATGGAAATGGGTGCCGACGCCGTCCTGGTGAACACCGCCATCGCCGTCGCCGCTGATCCCGTCCGCATGGGCCTGGCCTTCCACGCCGCCGTGGAAGCCGGCCGCGCCGCCTATGAGATTGGCATCGCCAATGCCACCGAGAACGCCTCAGCCACGAGCCCGCTGGCAGCGTTCTTGGGCACAGCGGGCTGA